The following coding sequences lie in one Fusarium poae strain DAOMC 252244 chromosome 1, whole genome shotgun sequence genomic window:
- a CDS encoding hypothetical protein (BUSCO:35796at5125), whose protein sequence is MPPRSSLTSSFSITDSNNEVVCPLRNQDGSSCRKRCIGEKRYRSMQEHIRRAHPEHYISKLPATEESFLLMINTPPSERRPLDQTSAPNAQGFHERHNYHRDESSNPGTPRLIDDYTNGGPVSGPMLGTASAAAALAELHGVKSERDMDMDGEYYSDMDVRRRPRTSIELPPLNLPNHDITSDPYSSAKANRQRDFLPSILANSPPGRSSTLPPLQRPVGPNRPRKQSVTKRGRETHHKKKTSKGTATDWLRRIQNEERYRPGSDRKALSAEPSADFGKRWEDLIDAADQAASAAGDIDEDRTPVPQSPVSMHRSSLPPFSHQPQFQPASYQASPLQQALTPPSYGQDTIEPFPSVESGENFHMGTRGLSDSSPSYSAQNIQIYCAACQGFSLLKDSYACTECICGLCPTCVEVLMTEHGARRKCPRCATIGGRFKPFQLDIR, encoded by the exons ATGCCGCCTCGATCTTCTTTAACGTCGTCTTTCTCTATCACAGACTCCAACAATGAGGTAGTCTGCCCTCTTCGCAATCAAGATGGCTCAAGCTGTCGCAAGAGATGCATTGGT GAAAAGAGGTATCGCTCCATGCAGGAGCATATCCGTCGCGCGCACCCCGAGCATTACATTTCCAAGTTGCCAGCTACTGAAGAGagcttcttgttgatgatTAATACTCCTCCTTCGGAGCGCCGGCCTCTTGATCAGACCTCAGCTCCAAATGCTCAGG GTTTTCATGAGAGACACAACTACCATCGCGACGAGTCGAGCAATCCAGGCACGCCGCGCCTTATAGATGATTACACTAACGGTGGGCCGGTGTCTGGCCCAATGCTTGGTACTGCCAgcgcagcagcagcactaGCTGAACTCCACGGCGTTAAAAGCGAGCGTGACATGGATATGGATGGT GAATATTACTCAGATATGGATGTTCGACGTAGACCACGAACCTCTATTGAACTACCGCCACTCAATCTTCCAAACCACGATATCACCAGCGACCCTTATTCCTCTGCCAAGGCTAATAGACAGCGTGATTTTCTCCCTTCCATTCTTGCAAACTCACCTCCTGGAAGATCATCTACTCTCCCACCTCTTCAACGCCCTGTTGGCCCCAACCGTCCCCGCAAGCAATCTGTGACaaagagaggaagagagacTCATCACAAAAAGAAAACCTCAAAGGGAACGGCAACCGACTGGCTGCGTCGGATACAAAATGAAGAGCGTTACAGGCCAGGTAGTGATAGGAAAGCTCTTTCGGCTGAACCGTCGGCAGACTTCGGGAAGCGATGGGAAGACCTCATTGACGCAGCTGACCAGGCTGCCTCTGCTGCTGGTGATATTGACGAGGACCGCACTCCT GTTCCTCAATCTCCGGTCTCAATGCATAGGTCATCATTGCcgcccttttctcaccagcCACAATTCCAACCAGCCAGCTATCAGGCCTCACCACTCCAACAGGCACTTACACCTCCGTCCTACGGTCAGGACACTATAGAACCATTTCCTTCAGTTGAAAGTGGCGAGAACTTCCATATGGGGACCCGGGGGCTTTCTGACTCGTCACCGTCATATTCGGCTCAAAATATTCAGATATATTGCGCTGCATGTCAAGGATTCTCTCTACTCAAGGATTCATATGCATGTACCGAATGCATCTGCGGTCTCTGCCCGACTTGTGTCGAGGTCCTCATGACAGAGCACGGAGCAAGAAGGAAGTGTCCCCGCTGTGCTACAATCGGCGGACGATTCAAGCCTTTCCAGCTCGACATTAGGTGA
- a CDS encoding hypothetical protein (BUSCO:57925at5125) encodes MEANSYEAASEPIRFRAGKKRKAYRQRVQEDDDAVAETVQSPHTASTAESNYRLARINTPDKEEDGEGSVAAALRLRNARRSRLGGVAFRNSNRLEDDTDTERALVPHNADETSNNESVIKRVTDRFTHQTGKVADLNDRHMMDYIESRLSNRVARDSSQPTSSASASDPARQSSTTATKHEAGRAVMQGQLMEIDLGDQAQDSSAARNGHAGQGEGDERRAKKPRLRRDGKPWRPRKRRDSDAVKRDQLVDEILREARLDLYEPTAEQNGNAAGADKDGAADERLAEEFRQQFLEDVAERQLRKKKATSQPARPGTEEVLKGPKLGGSRNTRAQMRDLLLKKEKEGKK; translated from the exons ATGGAAGCTAATTCATACGAAGCGGCTTCAGAGCCTATTCGATTCCGCGccggaaagaaaagaaaagcatACCGCCAGCGTGTccaagaagatgacgacgcTGTCGCAGAAACAGTACAATCGCCTCACACCGCATCAACAGCAGAATCAAACTATAGGTTGGCTCGAATAAATACGCcagataaagaagaagatggagaaggcTCTGTTGCGGCTGCGCTGAGGTTGCGAAATGCGCGGAGGAGCCGTCTTGGAGGTGTCGCATTTCGCAATTCAAATCGTCTAGAAGACGACACAGATACCGAGCGTGCTCTCGTTCCTCACAATGCCGATGAAACTTCGAATAACGAGTCCGTTATAAAGAGAGTTACAGACCGGTTTACACACCAAACTGGAAAAGTTGCCGACCTGAACGATAGGCACAT GATGGACTACATAGAATCCCGACTATCTAATCGCGTGGCCAGAGATAGCTCACAACCTACCTCATCCGCATCTGCATCGGACCCTGCTCGACAATCTTCCACGACGGCGACGAAGCACGAGGCTGGACGGGCCGTAATGCAGGGCCAACTGATGGAAATTGATCTCGGCGATCAAGCGCAAGACAGCAGCGCAGCTCGGAATGGGCACGCAGGTCAAGGAGAAGGTGACGAACGGCGAGCCAAGAAGCCTCGACTCAGAAGAGATGGCAAACCCTGGCGTCCGCGAAAACGTCGAGACAGCGATGCTGTCAAGCGCGACCAACTCGTCGACGAGATTCTTCGAGAAGCAAGGC TTGACCTGTATGAACCCACCGCAGAACAAAACGGCAACGCCGCTGGTGCCGACAAGGACGGTGCAGCAGATGAACGACTTGCTGAAGAGTTCCGACAGCAGTTCCTTGAGGACGTTGCCGAGAGACAACTcaggaaaaagaaagcaaCTAGCCAGCCTGCTCGCCCTGGCACTGAGGAGGTTCTCAAAGGACCTAAACTTGGCGGTAGCCGTAACACTAGAGCCCAGATGAGAGACCTTTTACTgaaaaaagagaaggaaggaaagaaGTAA
- a CDS encoding hypothetical protein (BUSCO:3709at5125), producing MSPDPKRRRIDSTRPYQRAQHNDSLRASTPRAPSRYAATPPREEPRNEVGATDEDTALDRDWYGGDEFGGHSFGDDTHNPFASYGAWEGQQQETARHEKMTSRFDARREQRNRENDAWETNRMLQSGVAQRRDMASDFIDDDDSTRVHLLIHDLRPPFLKGRTIFTKQLEPVPAVKDPQSHMAVFSRKGSKVVKEARQQRERQRQAKEATSMTGTTLGNIMGAKEEDGDSALPVPGEEDAQPTERKGNKFSEHLKKADGASNFSQSKTLREQREYLPAFAVREDLLRVIRENQVVICVGETGSGKTTQLTQFLQEDGYGNTGMIGCTQPRRVAAMSVAKRVAEEMEVKLGSTVGYAIRFEDCTSKETVIKYMTDGVLLRESLNEPDLDRYSCVIMDEAHERALNTDILMGLFKKILQRRRDLKLIVTSATMNSKRFSDFFGGAPEFIIPGRTFPVDVMFHRSPVEDYVDQAVHQVLSIHVSMGPGDILVFMTGQEDIEITCELVQKRLDALNDPPKLSILPIYSQMPADLQAKIFDKAAPGVRKCIVATNIAETSLTVDGIKYVVDAGYSKMKVYNPKIGMDTLQITPISQANASQRSGRAGRTGPGKAFRLYSEKEFKEDLYLQTIPEIQRTNLANTVLMLKSLGVKDLLDFDFMDPPPQDTITTSMFDLWALGALDNMGELTELGKKMSAFPMDPSLSKLLITAEDYGCSEEMITIVSMLSVPNVFYRPKERQEEADAAREKFWVHESDHLTYLQVYTNWKANGYSDGWCVKHFLHPKSLRRAKEIREQLLDIIRMQKMTLTSCGIDWDIVRKCICSGYYHQAAKYKGSGEYINLRTNLGVQLHPTSALYAGHPPDYIVYHELILTSKVYVSTVTAVDPHWLADLGGVFYSLKEKGYSARDKRIIETEFNRKMEIEAKMADDKRKDEERKQAEEEKSQKKPAKKIGADGKKYITQGAVRKPVTKRRNRPF from the coding sequence ATGTCGCCAGATCCAAAGAGACGTCGGATCGACTCTACGCGCCCGTATCAACGGGCACAACACAACGATTCGTTACGCGCTTCTACCCCCCGAGCACCGTCACGCTACGCGGCCACGCCCCCTCGTGAGGAGCCTCGTAATGAGGTAGGGGCGACCGACGAAGACACGGCTTTGGACCGCGATTGGTACGGCGGTGACGAATTCGGGGGACATAGCTTCGGGGATGATACTCACAATCCCTTCGCATCCTACGGTGCTTGGGAAGGCCAGCAGCAGGAAACAGCCCGACACGAAAAGATGACCAGCCGATTCGATGCGCGGCGCGAGCAAAGGAACCGGGAAAATGACGCCTGGGAAACAAATCGAATGTTGCAATCTGGAGTAGCCCAACGGCGAGATATGGCCTCCGACTTTATTGATGACGACGATTCAACCCGAGTTCATCTTTTGATTCACGACCTCCGACCCCCCTTCTTGAAAGGACGAACGATCTTTACGAAACAACTAGAGCCAGTGCCCGCTGTAAAAGACCCCCAAAGTCACATGGCGGTCTTCAGCCGGAAGGGTAGCAAAGTGGTCAAAGAAGCACGACAACAGCGAGAGCGACAAAGACAAGCCAAAGAAGCTACGAGTATGACGGGAACGACGCTTGGAAACATCATGGGCGCAAAAGAGGAGGATGGCGACTCCGCGCTACCAGTACCTGGCGAGGAAGATGCTCAACCCACGGAGCGGAAGGGCAACAAATTTAGTGAACATTTGAAAAAGGCAGACGGCGCTAGTAACTTCAGCCAGAGCAAAACGCTACGAGAGCAGCGCGAATACCTACCAGCTTTCGCAGTTCGTGAGGACCTTCTTCGTGTGATTAGAGAGAATCAGGTCGTCATTTGCGTTGGTGAGACGGGTTCTGGCAAAACAACACAGTTGACACAGTTCCTCCAAGAAGACGGATATGGAAATACCGGCATGATTGGGTGCACACAGCCGCGACGAGTTGCAGCAATGAGTGTGGCCAAGCGTGTGGCCGAGGAGATGGAAGTGAAGCTAGGAAGCACAGTTGGTTATGCTATCCGATTCGAAGACTGCACCAGCAAAGAGACGGTCATCAAATATATGACCGACGGTGTTCTACTACGAGAGTCCCTGAACGAACCAGACTTGGACCGCTACTCCTGTGTCATCATGGATGAAGCGCACGAACGTGCTCTGAACACAGATATCCTCATGGGTTTGTTCAAGAAGATTCTGCAAAGGCGACGCGATTTGAAGCTCATCGTAACATCGGCCACAATGAACTCGAAACGCTTCTCCGATTTCTTTGGCGGTGCCCCTGAGTTCATCATTCCTGGACGAACTTTCCCAGTCGACGTCATGTTCCATCGATCGCCTGTTGAGGACTACGTCGATCAGGCTGTGCATCAAGTGTTGTCAATCCACGTCTCAATGGGGCCTGGAGATATTTTGGTGTTCATGACTGGTCAAGAAGATATCGAAATCACATGCGAGCTGGTACAAAAACGACTCGACGCTCTCAACGACCCTCCAAAGTTAAGCATCCTGCCTATTTACAGTCAGATGCCTGCAGATCTACAAGCCAAGATTTTCGACAAGGCAGCCCCTGGTGTTCGAAAATGCATTGTTGCAACCAACATTGCCGAGACCAGTCTGACAGTTGATGGTATCAAATACGTTGTGGATGCGGGTTACTCCAAGATGAAGGTGTACAACCCCAAAATTGGCATGGATACTCTCCAAATCACGCCTATCTCTCAAGCCAACGCCTCGCAACGCTCAGGTCGAGCCGGTCGAACAGGCCCAGGAAAGGCATTCCGACTATACTCTGAGAAGGAGTTCAAAGAAGACTTGTACTTGCAGACGATCCCGGAAATCCAGCGCACGAATCTTGCCAACACTGTTCTAATGCTAAAATCTCTCGGTGTCAAAGATTTACTGGATTTCGATTTCATGGACCCCCCTCCGCAGGACACTATCACAACCTCGATGTTTGACCTGTGGGCCCTCGGAGCTTTGGACAATATGGGCGAGCTCACCGAGCTGGGAAAGAAGATGAGTGCTTTCCCAATGGATCCATCTTTATCCAAACTGCTCATTACTGCAGAGGATTATGGCTGTAGCGAGGAGATGATCACTATCGTCTCTATGCTGTCTGTGCCCAATGTTTTCTACCGCCCAAAGGAGCGACAGGAAGAAGCCGACGCTGCACGTGAGAAGTTTTGGGTGCATGAGTCGGATCATTTGACGTACCTTCAAGTGTATACCAACTGGAAGGCAAACGGTTATTCAGATGGCTGGTGTGTGAAGCACTTCCTGCATCCCAAGTCTTTGAGGCGAGCCAAGGAGATTCGCGAGCAGTTATTGGATATCATTCGCATGCAAAAGATGACGCTAACAAGTTGTGGAATCGACTGGGATATTGTGCGCAAATGCATCTGCTCGGGCTACTACCACCAAGCAGCCAAATACAAGGGCTCGGGCGAGTACATCAACCTTCGTACCAACCTAGGCGTGCAACTGCATCCGACAAGTGCATTGTACGCCGGGCACCCGCCCGACTATATCGTCTACCACGAACTGATCCTCACGTCCAAGGTATATGTGTCAACAGTGACAGCTGTTGACCCCCACTGGCTTGCTGATCTCGGCGGTGTATTCTACTCGCTCAAGGAAAAGGGCTATTCAGCACGTGATAAGCGCATTATAGAGACAGAATTCAACCGGAAGATGGAAATCGAGGCCAAGATGGCCGACGACAAGCGTAAGGATGAAGAGAGGAAGCAGGCGGAGGAGGAAAAAAGCCAAAAGAAGCCGGCGAAGAAGATCGGAGCAGATGGCAAAAAGTATATAACACAAGGTGCAGTCAGGAAGCCGGTGACGAAACGACGCAACAGGCCGTTTTAG
- a CDS encoding hypothetical protein (BUSCO:22502at5125) has protein sequence MSSMITAAQWVPRGFAAPFPQKYTLDEAEFERIAELAKLQLDDAQEDLEEAEEAAKAGAKADKAEDKEDDSEMKIDEDDKPADKNEINLNDDDLKEYDLENYDNDDNEDAPGQGEGMGMFGNIKSLAYYESNKDDPYITIDADKEQEDEDREELQVLATDNLILSAKVEDEMAHLEIYVYEDEADNLYVHHDIMLPAIPLCVEWIDMPVNKSGVEKDAAGNFVAVGTLDPDIEVWDLDTIDCMYPNAILGQGGNEEEKKMKKKKKKSKKSNDEYHVDAVLSLAANRKHRNLLASASADKTVKLWDLNTTKCAKSYTYHTDKVCSLAWHANEPTVLLSGSYDRTVVAADMRAPDAKAPRWGVESDVENVRWDPHDPNFFFVSTENGVIHYHDVRNAPSDPTGTKAVWTLQAHDESVSSFDINTVVPGYMVTGSTDKTVKLWNIQPTGPSAVVSRNLDVGKVFSTTFAPDPEVAFRLAVAGSKGTMHVWDTSTNASVRKAFAHRVPEQRGKGEDRLVGVNNDESSDDEDDEDDNEDDDSMDED, from the exons ATGTCTTCAATGATTACAGCTGCGCAATGGGTCCCTAGGGGCTTCGCTGCGCCTTTCCCTCAGAAATATACTCTTGACGAGGCCGAGTTTGAGCGGATAGCTGAGCTCGCCAAGCTCCAGCTCGACGACGCCCAAGAGGATCTTGAGGAAGCCGAGGAGGCAGCAAAGGCTGGCGCAAAGGCAGACAAGGCCGAAGACAAGGAGGACGACTCTGAGATGAAGATTGACGAAGACGACAAGCCTGCTGATAAGAATGA GATTAATCTTAACGACGACGACCTGAAGGAGTATGACTTGGAAAACTATGACAACGACGACAATGAGGATGCTCCTGGGCAGGGAGAGGGTATGGGCATGTTTGGAAACATCAAGTCACTGGCATACTACGAGTCAAACAAGGACGACCCTTACATCACAATCGATGCGGACAAGGAGCAGGAGGACGAGGATCGCGAAGAGCTCCAAGTTCTTGCGACAGACAACCTGATTTTGTCTGCCAAGGTTGAGGACGAGATGGCGCACCTTGAGATTTACGTTTACGAAGATGAGGCCGATAACCTATACGTGCACCACGATATCATGCTGCCCGCCATTCCTCTCTGTGTTGAGTGGATCGATATGCCCGTCAACAAGTCCGGTGTAGAGAAGGACGCAGCAGGTAACTTTGTCGCTGTCGGTACGCTGGATCCCGATATCGAGGTTTGGGACTTGGATACCATCGACTGCATGTACCCCAACGCGATCCTCGGCCAAGGGGGTaatgaggaggagaagaagatgaaaaagaagaagaaaaagtcaaAGAAGTCTAACGACGAGTACCACGTCGACGCTGTCCTGTCATTGGCTGCCAACCGCAAGCATCGCAACCTACTGGCCTCTGCCTCGGCTGACAAGACTGTCAAGTTGTGGGATCTTAACACAACAAAGTGCGCCAAGTCGTACACTTACCATACCGACAAGGTGTGCTCTCTGGCGTGGCACGCGAACGAGCCTACCGTCCTCCTGAGTGGTTCCTATGACCGAACTGTGGTGGCGGCCGATATGCGTGCGCCTGACGCAAAGGCTCCCCGATGGGGAGTTGAGAGCGACGTCGAGAATGTGCGGTGGGATCCTCATGACCccaacttcttcttcgtctcgaCAGAAAACGGTGTCATCCACTACCACGACGTCCGCAATGCGCCGTCAGACCCCACAGGCACCAAGGCCGTCTGGACGCTACAGGCTCACGACGAGTCTGTGTCTTCGTTCGACATCAATACTGTGGTTCCTGGTTACATGGTGACCGGCTCCACCGACAAGACGGTCAAGCTGTGGAACATTCAGCCCACAGGACCCTCAGCAGTGGTTTCGCGCAACCTCGATGTCGGAAAGGTCTTCTCAACCACGTTTGCACCCGACCCGGAGGTCGCCTTCCGTCTTGCTGTGGCCGGAAGCAAAGGAACTATGCACGTGTGGgacaccagcaccaacgCGTCGGTGCGCAAGGCCTTTGCGCATCGGGTTCCCGAGCAGAGAGGGAAGGGCGAGGACCGTCTCGTTGGCGTCAACAATGACGAATCcagcgatgacgaggatgatgaggatgacaaCGAGGACGATGACTCCATGGATGAAGACTAA